One window from the genome of Magnolia sinica isolate HGM2019 chromosome 4, MsV1, whole genome shotgun sequence encodes:
- the LOC131242023 gene encoding uncharacterized protein LOC131242023, with amino-acid sequence MDMDMMPHRSKNQSSRIKHMHRGGRGGSAAHDTQLIIKLPEWRVWRVIARSVFLMTAILAFPWAGSMVRSSEPHYHAVQSETLDDAVYLQMLFRDLSEAGLLRSGHRVLFIGEACQHCEQILKEKIDLVSLLDVELRQSVLNETYDFAFADGFSAAEFMGRALKIGGIMAVRMSGDPLATFSVPLNFKIVYIRQFDVTMIAMEKTGPAVDPTLRSPINRRLCAVASDAKKASLMSGLEEVPLEPLQVNSAESSLYLEQTKYLPDLTGDPLDLYPRRVFIDAGPTGGVGSGSWFKHHYPTRDQEFEIYEVEPAEEGGPLAAPIGVSNWLIMNVREEEYVVMKAEADVVEEMAKSKAICLVDELFLECNHQGQNGKGGKRSRRAYWECLALLGKLRDEGIAVHQWWA; translated from the coding sequence atggatatggatatgaTGCCCCACCGGTCCAAGAATCAGAGCTCCAGGATCAAACATATGCACCGTGGAGGAAGAGGCGGATCGGCCGCTCATGATACTCAGCTGATAATCAAGCTCCCGGAATGGCGAGTCTGGAGGGTGATCGCCCGGTCAGTGTTTCTCATGACCGCGATTTTAGCGTTCCCATGGGCTGGATCAATGGTTAGATCTTCTGAGCCCCATTATCATGCCGTTCAATCGGAAACGCTCGATGATGCGGTCTACTTACAGATGCTTTTTCGAGATCTATCCGAAGCGGGCCTGCTTAGATCCGGACACCGAGTCCTTTTCATTGGCGAGGCGTGCCAGCATTGCGAGCAGATCTTGAAAGAGAAGATAGATCTGGTCTCCCTGCTCGATGTTGAGCTCCGGCAATCTGTCCTCAATGAAACCTACGACTTTGCGTTCGCGGACGGCTTCTCCGCCGCAGAATTCATGGGCCGCGCACTCAAGATAGGCGGTATCATGGCCGTCCGCATGAGTGGGGACCCTTTGGCCACTTTCTCCGTACCCTTGAACTTCAAGATCGTCTACATCCGTCAGTTTGATGTGACCATGATCGCAATGGAGAAAACTGGCCCGGCCGTGGACCCGACATTGCGGTCCCCGATCAACAGGCGGCTGTGCGCAGTCGCATCAGATGCCAAGAAGGCCTCGCTGATGAGCGGCCTTGAAGAGGTGCCATTAGAGCCGCTGCAGGTGAATTCAGCAGAATCCAGCCTCTACCTTGAGCAAACCAAGTATCTTCCGGATCTGACGGGTGATCCGCTCGACCTCTACCCGCGCCGGGTTTTCATCGATGCGGGGCCTACGGGTGGAGTCGGCAGCGGCAGCTGGTTCAAGCATCATTACCCGACAAGGGACCAGGAATTCGAGATATACGAAGTAGAGCCAGCGGAGGAAGGCGGCCCGCTGGCGGCCCCGATCGGAGTATCCAATTGGCTGATTATGAATGTGAGGGAAGAAGAGTATGTGGTGATGAAAGCAGAGGCAGATGTGGTGGAAGAGATGGCCAAGAGCAAGGCCATTTGCCTCGTTGATGAGCTCTTCTTGGAATGCAACCATCAGGGGCAAAATGGGAAGGGGGGAAAAAGGAGCCGGAGGGCATATTGGGAATGCTTGGCTCTCCTGGGTAAGCTGAGGGATGAAGGCATAGCCGTTCATCAGTGGTGGGCCTGA